The Starkeya sp. ORNL1 DNA window CTGGTAGGATATAACGAACGTGGCGTCGACGGGAAGAGGCCAATCATAAAGGCGCGATCAAACGACGCGATTTCCCGGGCCGGCCGTCCGCATGGTCCGCCCGAACGGCCGATTGGCCGTGGAAATCGGTATTTTTCGGGCATCCTTAGAGGCCGCTTCGCGCTACCTCAGAGCCTTACACAAAATAGACGACCTCATCCTGAGGTGCCGCCGCAGGCGGCCTCGAAGGATGCTGAAACAGAGCGCCCGTGACCGGCACCGAGCATCCTTCGAGGCTCGGGCCTTGCCCGAGCACCTCAGGATGAGGTGGTTCTGGTATCGCCACCGAGTTTTCGGTCGGACTCTCAGAATCACACCGCGCGTCGCTTGACCCCCACCGCTATATCCAATCGAATATATCGATGGGCGGATTCATCCAGCGCGGCGGTGACGAGATGGCGGAAACACACAGCGTGAACGGGGACATGCCGGCTCTCGACCTCGATGCCAAGGCCGACCGCTTCCGCGTCAGCTTCGTGATGCCCGATGGCGCGCCGGGCTCGGTAAGCCTGCCCATGCACTGCCTCGACCATCTGACGACCACGCTGCCGCGCGTTGCCGATCATGCGCTGCGGGCGTGCTCGCCCGCACCGCGCATCATCTCCTCCGGGAACAGCCCAGCCAGCCATTCGCCGAACACCGCACGCGCCAGATGCTGCGCCTGTGCCGAATTGGTACGGCTCGCCTCGCGCAACCGGTTGATATCGATGCCGGCCGCCGTCAACTCGACGGTGTGACCGACATACCATTCCTCGAGCTGGCGGGCGTCGGCCTCCAGATGGAATTGCAGCGCCAGCGCATTGCGCCCGAGCGCGAAGGCCTGGTTGTCGTAATTGGCGTTGAAGGCGAGACGGCGGGCACTGCGCGGCAGGTCGAAGGTGTCGCCATGCCAGTGCAGCACCTGCGCATCGAAGCCGCCAAGCGGCGCCAGAGCCGAGCGCATGCCGTCCGGCGTCAGCGATACCGAGCCCCAGCCGATCTCCTTCACCCGGCCGGCATGGACCCGCTCGCCCAGCGCCGCGGCCATCAGTTGCGCGCCGAGGCAGATGCCGAGCGTCGGCTTGCCACGGGTCAGCCGGCTCTCGATCAGCGCGATCTCCTCGGAAAGGAAGCCGTAAAGCCGCGCATCACCGACGCCGATCGGCCCGCCAAGCACGATGACGAGATCGGCGGCGCGGATCGAGCGGTGCGAAAGGTCGTCGGTCGCAGCCTCGCAATAGGCGACGTCGAACGCATCCGGATCAAGCAGGCCGGCGATGAGGCCGAGATCCTCGAACGCCACATGGCGGATGGCGACGACGGAGCGGCGTTCGGTCATGGCGCGATCTCTCAGGCAAAAGAGGATCGCAACGTTATATCCGAGAACGCATAACGATCAATGCCGAGCCGCACGGCATGGGACTTCCCTGGGCTACCCGAAATTTCCTGTAGATCCTCATCCCCGGACTTGATCCGGGGATCCAGCCCATCCGCATGCACCCCGGTCGAAGTCTGGATCCCCGGGTCAAGCCCGGGGATGAGGGCGGAAAGGGTAGTTCTTCGGGAACATTCAGCCGACCTTCTCGGCGCTCGCTGCCCTGATTTCGTTCTGCAGGAAATCGAGATGCGCCTTCGCCGCCTTGGCGGTGAGGCTCTCGATGGCGCGATAGCGCGCGACCAGTTCCTCGCCGAACGTCGTCAGCCGCGCCCCGCCGCCATGCTTGCCGCCGGTCTGGGAGTGGACGACCGGTTGGCCGAAGATCTGGCCGAGTTCGTCGACCAGATCCCACGCCCGCCGATAAGACATCTCCATGGCGCGGCCAGCCGCCGAGATCGAGCCGGTACGGGCGATCGCCTCCAACAGGGCGATCTTGCCCGGCCCGATGCGGCCCTGCGGGTCGAGGTCGATGCGGATGCTGAGCGATGCCATCACGAAGTG harbors:
- a CDS encoding glutamine amidotransferase; this translates as MTERRSVVAIRHVAFEDLGLIAGLLDPDAFDVAYCEAATDDLSHRSIRAADLVIVLGGPIGVGDARLYGFLSEEIALIESRLTRGKPTLGICLGAQLMAAALGERVHAGRVKEIGWGSVSLTPDGMRSALAPLGGFDAQVLHWHGDTFDLPRSARRLAFNANYDNQAFALGRNALALQFHLEADARQLEEWYVGHTVELTAAGIDINRLREASRTNSAQAQHLARAVFGEWLAGLFPEEMMRGAGEHARSA
- a CDS encoding winged helix-turn-helix domain-containing protein, which gives rise to MASLSIRIDLDPQGRIGPGKIALLEAIARTGSISAAGRAMEMSYRRAWDLVDELGQIFGQPVVHSQTGGKHGGGARLTTFGEELVARYRAIESLTAKAAKAHLDFLQNEIRAASAEKVG